CTATTCATCTATCATAGATTGGTAGAAAGATTTTAATTCCTTATTCATGTACATGCAGAAATCAACTCACCTGGATAAGGCGTTCACGAAGAGCAGGATTTGGATCAGTAAGAAGACGTTTTGCTACATATGGGTAAGCTACCTAGAAGGACAGTTGAAAACAATTTGCATTAGGAAATAACACAATGAGATGAAGAAATAAAGCATGTAGAGCTTGTAGTGGTGTACAGGGTACAAGCTATCATGAATGATATTATGAAGAAATATCATGAGTACAACTCgttgtaaaattaaatatagttAACATAAGCTCTACAGGTAGTTGATGCTAAACAAAGATATTGTTAATTACCTCCAGGAATTTGAAATCCGGTTCCAAAGACAAACAAATGCCTTCTTGTGTAAGTAGAGACCGGATGACAAGTGAAAACCTTTCGGGAATACGGATTGGATAATTATAAACCAGCTGATTGAATTTACCTGGCAGTCATGGTTCATAGCACATCATTAGAAGCTATCTAAATGGCTACTATGAGATAATTCATTGTATAGGTATACAGTATTTTCTTGCTTTGAAGAGATGATCTTCTagcatatttatttttctttttgcattGATATATGGAACCAAAACGATGGTCTACATCAATCTTTCTTGTTAGTGGTAGTCCTACATGAGAAAACAAGACTATCCAAGGAGTAGTTCATGGTGCGTGATGTTTACCGATGACATCATATCAGCGGATGAAAGCAGAGATGAGGTCAATGCTAAGCTAGATATTGGAGGCAAGGCTTatggtaaaaaaattaaaccaagtCAAAGATAAAGTTTATAGAATGTTGATTTGGCAAGAAGGATCATATGAGTGTTTCAAGTACCTTGACTCAATTTTTCTCAAGAACTAAGTAATTAATTATGATGATATAGGATTTGACGTAGGTGATAAAAAGTTGTGAATGCGATATTATGCTATTGAGGTGTGCCACTAAAGTGAAAGGATAAATTCTATCAGAGTGCCATAAGACAAGCACTACTATGTAAAATGAGCCAAAATATTGTGCTTTCATAATAAGTCATGATGCATAATAGGAAGATACATAATAATTGAGATACTTATATTATGATGGATGAATAGACATATCCTAAAGGAAAGAATTTTTAAGATGAAGCCTAAGGAAGGGCCTTAGACAAAATGAGAAAACTATTTACGTTGCTTTGGTCATGTATGTAGATGATCAttggaatttatttattttagttgtattagaatgaaaccaaaaaaatcataaaatttgttAGCAGCGATTTTCCATGTTGATTTATAATGTTTCATGTAATTGACCCCACATTGTTGTGATTATTGACCCCACATTGTTGTGATTAAGACTTTGGTATTGTACTTGGAGGCCTCTATAGTGCTTCGAATGTCCTTGGCTATGGTGTACCCCATGGGACAAATTTGCTTATTTATGAAGCAATGTGTTCGGGGAGGGAGAAAAAAAGTGGGAGGATAAATATGAAAAGCGAAATTATGGGACAACCTTCCACAATAAGGAAAAGGGAAAACTCAAAGGTAAAGAAGTAATGGAGGCAAACACATAGAGATGGGGAGTCAATATATCATGTGTGAtcgattatttatttatgttggTTTTTCCTTTGAACGTCAATGACTCTTAATTGAATCTGAAGTAGTTTAATGATTTATGCCCATGTGACTCGCATCAAGATGCAGGAAAGAACATCATCTTTAGAAGATCACATAGTATCATGTTAATTACAAATTGGCAAGGTACGTTGTGAGCCAAGCAAATATTCTAGTATAGGGTGACATTTATCCGATAATCCACAAACACAAGCTATTAAGAAGGCTTgaagttttatgtttttcaacCACCCTACTCACGACCGTAAAAAACAATGATAAAAGCGAACATAGAAAAACCATCATTTTCTAGTTGTCACTAGAATCACATGACCATGCTTAGCGAAGAAAAAATTGTTGCTTATGAGAATTATTGCAACTTCTGAAAGAGTTAACCACCAAAAGACATTGATAGAGAATGGAAATTACCTGTGACACTTCTAAAATTAAATTCTGATAGCCCTTTCCCAAGAGAATTCTGCCATATGGCTTCTAATGCAGGTATTATAGGAGCCACATTGGTCCCCTTTGCTAAGAAACCCAGCCGCGTGAAATCATTTGCCATCTCAGCATAATCCTCATTTACAGCATGGACAACAGCATCTATcagaatttgtttattttgctgaacataacaaataaaatttgttaaaagTGTAATACTGTAGGAGGACACAAAATTAAGCGTCACATGGCTGACGCGAGTGTGTGTTAAAGATGTGAAAGAAAAATGGAGATTGGAGGATTTTCATAGAAAGGCAACTACATATTCCTACCATTAATGACCGCCGCCccctaaaaaaaatacaattaaatgGGTTTAAGACTAGCATACTATTTGGGCTTTTTCCTTTTGGGATACAAAACTTTTGCCCTTCATCTCTCATAAATCCTTTGTGGGTCATTCCTAGTATCCCGTTTAAAAATATGATGTATAAACACATTCACAACGATGACGATTACAACTAACATTTTGCTGAAAAAAACACTCCCTCTCTAATTTGCAGCATTTTCCATTTTGGTCCGTcgcacttaatttgcatcatttctatttttggactaTGGCCCACCACTTCCTTctaatctcattcatacattttaaatctttttaaatttcatccacacaattcatcctctctcttcatttattaccattatccaccttttttttaaaaacaattttctctttgatgcaaattaTACAGGACAGAGGGAGTACAAAATTAGACAAAGCTTCTTGAGTTCCTATGTACTTTTATAGAAGTTTTCATATAAAATGTTACTAATCCTAGGATTCAAAAGATCTAACTGCTACTATTTATAATCGAACAGCAATATCAGTACCAATGGTCAGCAAGTAGTAAAGGAGATTCTGTTTTATTTGTATCTTACCTGGCTCAGCACAGCAACATTTCCAAAGTCTACATAGGCAATACGTCCATCTTGCATAGCAAATATATTTCCAGGGTGAGGATCTCCGTGGAAAAGCCCAAACTCTAACAATTGCCGAAGGGCAGCACTAACTCCAACAGTCAAAAATCCATCCATGTCAATGCCTGATTCCCGAATAGCCTAATGATGATGAGAAAGAGTTAGTCTGTTTAAGCAAAAGTTACAGAAGAAAATTATGCGGGATAACATATTTCCCATAATTTTCAAACCTGAGGATCAGTACAACGAATTCCATCAATCCATTCCATCACTAGAACATGTGAACCGGAGTACTGCTTATAAACTCTAGGAATTTTAACAGTAGGATCATCTTTAAAGTTCTCTATAAACTCTTCAATGTTACGAGCTTCCTGCAGTTTATCAGCAGAGAAGGGGAAAATATTATCAGTCTCAGCTAATATATGCATATTTCAGTTTGTTACAACAATGATTATGAATCATAATGCCCGCAGATTCATAAGTGGAACTCCTGTAAATCACTCCACTagaaaaacaatagtcatttatCCATTCTTCATCAAGAGAATAAAGTACCATCTATATCGGCTCTTAGAGCTTGTTCTTATTAGGTCACATTCAGGGGCGGACCCAGGATTTTAGGAATGGGGTTgcacaatatttttaaatatatattttaaagcaggtttaaatcaaaaataaatttttgtatttcATTGATAGAATGGTGcatataaacgcataaaatgttTAATGTCACTAACTCGTTAGTCGTTaccgtatatatatataaaaatatacatcTTGACTAACAAAATGTGCACTTGATTTTTTCATCGACTAACCCGCAAAGGCCTAATATTTAGGTTTTCATCTGCAACAAGATAGCTTACAATATTTATCATTAATTATTAAGGaatcaataaataaacaaatacacatCCACGCATACATGCTAAAAGAGGGAAGAATTTACTgaataacaattaataaaattaatggggaGAATTTTGTCAATGAAAAATTTAGCAAACTAAGTGGgacatacaaaaataaaaattattgcaAACTCGGTGAAACGAATgtgtaataataatatatgtatTGACGGTCCTTTTACACcaaaaaatcatatttgaatATCTTATAGGTACAGACCATTTTCCAATcattaaagttttttaaaatatgaacatcatttaaaataaaacaaacatgttaaaaaaaatacttcctccgttccaatttacttgcaacattttctttttcacgcagtccaatgcactaatttaatccttaatatctctaatcatgtataataaaaaattataaaaatttaatattaataatctttgcaatgagacgaatcaaacaagatctcacttgactaaattttaacctatagattaaaacTAATCATAAACTAACAGTGATGAATGCATAGTATCATTTTTGCCAATATTGCAACTCTTATGGAATGAAGTATAATACATACTCCATAATTAACTTTATAgagtgaaaaaatatatatataaactataaTGTACTCttgtttttttcttaataaagtaTTATGTTACATTCCTATGTTCTTATAATACTTATAATACATAagttacaaaaatataaatataatacatatgtaagaaaataaatataatgcAGTAAACTTTATAGAGTCAATTACTGTTATATCCATTTGGCCGCGGTAAATAACATGTTAACCGTGTTTGTCATAGTGGTTGTCAAACCCTGGCAAgagcaaatttttttaattttttaatgggGTTGCCTGGGCTACCCTAGGCACCCACCTAGGTCCACCCCTGGTCACATTGCATTTGATCATACTTTATCAGACCAGGCTAGATCAGACTAGATCATATGAGACTAGAGCAGATCAAATTGAAtcgaatcaaaacaaatcagaTTAGATTAGAGTGAAGTAGACCACATTAAATCAGATCAAATGAGAGCAAATTGTATCTTACAACTATCTATCTATAATTTGTATAATTAGTTATATTTATTGGACTGGGTAGTAGTAAAATAAGTCTACGTTTCCAAATCACTTTTCGAGTTGGATATAAAATTGTATTTGTCAAACACACAATCTTTTCAACATCAGGTTAATTCAACATGTAGcatgtattttttattaaaaaatttgggAAACAATCCAAATTATATTTCTTATTTGTTATGGCTTCCCTCAACTTCATAATAAATGGTTATAGAAAATGGACATTAGATGATTATTGCAATGCATTAGATATGTAAAACTTATATCCAATATCATCAATGTTGAAAACTCATGGATATTTGATATAGATAAagcaaattaatatattttatgtatgaaaCTTTGATATAGATCAAACTGATTTTTGTTATTCTATAAAATAATAGATACTAATAAGACTTTTAAACATTTACAAAGGAAATTAcattataaacaaaattttttttaaatccaaTAGCTATATGAAACTCTACAAAAGAATAACTCACCAAGGTGTAATCAAGCTCCTCCAAAAGCTTTTCCCCGAACTCATCAACTATCAGTTCAGCATTGCAGCCTAGTTTTTGTATACTGATGCCATTCAAAAATGACGCAAGTGTTCGGAAGAGAAAAAGGTCTCGGTAAATTATGGGTTCGATGTTTGGCCTTTGTACCTGGAATTCCACATTTATACATTTCATTTAAGCAGTTTTTTCGAACAATCTTCCAAATTAGCTGTAACAGAAATAGTGATGCACATATGACAATCTACCGAATTGCTATAAAGCCAAATGTTTCCCCACATTATAGAAGTTTCTCAAACAAATGACTTCCAACAAAAGTCTTGGGTCATAGAAAGGGTGCGTTCCAACAGAACTTTTACACCTTAACCCTTAAGTACTTTTACATCGGAATAATGATTACTGTACCCCTTCAATCATTGGGCTCCAGGATGAGCAGGAAAGACATTTATTACGCTTGTACAGGTCCAAATCTTATAACATAGGATAACAAGTGGTCTACATATTCGACTTACAATAGGGAGAATAAGACACCAGATGCACCTTAATAGCAACGTCTTCCCCTGTAGCACGAAGGGTGGCTCGGTAGACTTGACCCAGACTTGCCGCCGCTATTGTCTGAGATGAAATTTTGCTGAATATTGCCTCAAGGGGCTGCCCGAGTTCCTCTTCTATAATTTTGAACGCAACCTTCATCATTTGCAAACAATTTCAGCTATGTCCTACCAAAAAGAAATGATACAACACTGTATGGGCTCAGCCTACCTGGTTGGGAAATGGTGGAACATCATCTTGCAAAATGCAAAGTTCATTCATGTAATCTTCCCTTATTATATCAGGACGGTTGGCAAGGACCTGGGACGTAACGCATCaaccaaaaaaaacaactttgagaaAGAACCAGTCATTTCCAATCAAATCAAACCCAATATCACAGACAATAATAAGAATTTACTCCAATATCAAAATCTAGACATTCACATACCCTTTAATCAGAACGCAAAAACCCAAACATGAAATTTCAGAAACGAAGTCGGTCACATCACAACAAGCAACAAAGAAGGTTTGAAGCCAAAATACTAACCTGCCCAGCTTTGATGAACGATGGCCCTAAATCACATAACAGATTCCTTAGCTGCATAGCTCGATAAGGCACAACTTCTTCATCTCTACCAACTAAACAATCATATGAAAGTGTAGCCCAATAAAAACCCAAGTTCCACACTATCTCAATGCCCCGTTGAATCAAAGACAAAATCGAACCTCTGGATTCCAATACCTTGCTCCTTACCTAACAATTAGCAATCAAACAATTCTAAATCAAATAACCAAAGCCAACAATCCATAAGCAATAGTAGAAAGTCAAAAGAATTGAAACTGAAGTCATTTTACATCAAACAAATGAGAATCAACTAAGGTGATTAACATGGACATGGTAAAAGTGGATCAAGCAAGTAACCATATACTAAAGAAATTCATTATTAATGGTCCAAGACCAGACATATTGGTAAACAAAAGGGCAATTCATTTGAGTAACATAGTATGTTTAATTTCATCCTGAATAAAGATTTCACAGTCAAATAcccaaaattcacaaaaaaaattaataaattgaatCATGATCATCTTAAACACCAGAACAAAACAAGGACTTTCTAATCAGAATCCATGAGGCCTAAATTTTACCGAATTCATTAGAaactaaaaacccataaattaaTCATCTCAAAAAGAGCCCCAGAAATCAAAAGACAAGGATCCCAATTaaacaaaaaagataaattctGAAAAGATAACAAATTATGTTGAAATTGTGCATTACCCCTTCTGGCGAATACTTGCGAAACGGCACACAGACACCACGTTCAATGTCAAGCTGTTCTAAGGCACTATTTCTACTATTTCCACTATCATTCTGGCTTAATTGCAATGCATTTGCTCTAATAACAAATGATTTTGATGGGTTTGTAAATGGAGCATTGAATTTAGACTTGAAAACAAGTGATTTtggaagagaagagaaaaggGTAATGGAGAGTGGAGATGATGAATTGGTGGAGCAAGTTGGGGATATGAAATCCATTATAATCACAATTAAAATAACATCAAATTCATAAACCAAAAGAGATATGATTTTGGGTTTTTCAAGTGTATGATTTAAATGTGATGAAGCTAATAACTTAAAGAGCTATCCATAATCCATGGAATGTAAGTCAAGCTTAAAATGAGTGATGGGTAACTAACCACGAAACAGTGGAGGAAAAAAAAACAGCTTTAAATTCCCCAAACAAATTAGGAAATACGGCTAGATGACAAATTGTGGAATAGATGACTAATTTGGAAACGTCACGAAAATATGTGTAGTGCCCAATAAGCAGAGGTACTTGTATCAtatgttaataattttaattggactatttaatttatctatAAAGTGCCTTTCACTATAAAACCCGTCTTATACAAGAATTATAGAAGAACATGATCTTGTCTTAGTTGGGACAAGTACCACTTGTATGTAAGATAATGGGTTCAATTACTATGTATTTCTCTTCTTTTATTATCCAACcttgtaataaaaaataaccGATCAATCACAATTTGATAAGGTTTTgtgctaaaaaaattaaaacaagttGAATTTAAGAGATTTTCGATAACTTATGAATATACATGGTGTTCATAGTGATTTGCAATTAAACTGCTAAGGTTTTTAGTGGTTTTTTGGTCTTATGCTTTTAAATTAATACGTTAAGATTctcaatgttttttaaaatagaaTCACTAAGATTATTAGCGATTTTAATAGTTATAATGGAAAAAATAACTTAGGATTTACGATAACATAAAAGTGTTTAGATTCTCAACATTGCTATTAGACTCTAAGAATAGCTTTGGATTCATTAATAGATCTATTAAAAGGTCTTCTTTTGATACCTCTAGGCCCTAGGAAAAGCATATGATAGGGTCAATGATTTGCCCAATTCTTATTTTTTGCcgtcctttttattttatcgctaccccctaatgaaattacgaatttgctcctgaattttaaaaaattacgaaattgTCACTGCACTTAAAACCtctataaaatatttcaaattcactcaataacactcttATCACTTCCAAAAACTCAAAATCTTCACATAAAAGTAATTGGAGCTAAAGCTTTGGAATCGAAGTCGTTAACAAAAACTCGAGGTAAtttctaaacaaattcattcgaaatttttttttaaaaaaaagaaaaaaaaaatatcagtcACACTTTTTCTGCGACTGgtatgaacaatttttttttttttgaaaatttcgaatgaatttgttttgtttaattaatttatttttttagttatttttatttaataaatgttgtaatacattatattatgataatgtttttataagaagtatttttgaatttaaatttgaaagtaaaaaaaaaaattcaataaaaaaaaaatgtattgtaTAAGAAGTATTTTTGtaatacccagctacggtgggcacgtagcaaaggttatatttgagggatcgcAGCGCACCTCTGATTTTGGAATGTCGTCCTAGGAAGAGGACGTTGGATGCAATCATCAGActtcaggacatgtctgatAAACTGTACAGGGTGTTACCTGCCACTCCTCTTGGTCGTCTGCCGTATATAATGCACGAGCACATTGATAGTGCTCTCATTACAgcatttgtggaaaggtggcagcctgataccaacaccttccacatgccgtggggggagatgaccataatgttgcacgacgtgcaacgcatcttaggaattggcattgacggttcacttcccATTGAACCGTCTGATCGTGACTGGCAGCTTGGCCTGGCCGGCCTGTTTGGGGAGTCATTTTCGGAGCTGCGTGGGAAGGGGCACTTCACCAGCGGCATCATTAACGTTGGTGcactgttgcagctatgccaccgttctcagtctaTGGAGACTCGGGCTACtgcgtactacatggctatagtgGGTTCCACGCTgctcgtggataagactagagtcgggatgcgGCCTCACCCTGTTGTTGTTGTCACTGCTGATTAGGATGACATTGTTTGGGGTGCATTGATGCTTGCtcacatgtatcgccaactgggtatggcgacaaggactgggtgcaagactattgctggttatctgacactgttgcagacatagatttacgagtacttcccagCCTACCGCCCCCATCCGCGTCAAGCTGACATGCCGAATATCGCACGACCCTCCTGTTCCTATTGTCGACCAAGTagacacaatcccttcccatctgttttcaaaTTCAGGGATCGTCAcactgttaaccaaggggttccattttgtttgcctgaatatctgtccctgttgatttttcttgccacCGCACAATTTATCGAtcatgttctccacgtcattgccaatatgccatacgcataataaatgtcgtacatctgcattaaacataaatttaaaattaattgagatatatatatatatatatatatatatatatatatatatatagatcgacaataattaataattaaaacttgtttacctggaaagacagcacgaatagctgcagacaaacccttatcccgatccgttacgattacGTCCGGCGTCTGGACTCTgccgtaaatatccctcaacctctccaacacccaagaataagacacaaccgcctcatctcgcatcaaacagaacgcaaccaagaagttatgattcgttggcgtcattccaatgatttcgcaaaggggccacttttgcttattcgttttgtacgttgtgtctattaacacaacatggggccacgaaTGTATCATCTGGATAGATGTTGGATTCGCAATTAATAATCTACTCAACTGctcctcactatccaagtctgtccagactacataattatgctccgtggccatatatagacagtgttgaagaggagtcctaccatccatctcttctctccttattgattgtcttacattgtaaatttgattcatactagcaaaaaaaccaggaaaattccttctaattgaagtcattataaacgctggttgcatgccagttgcactgagatctcgtatgtgctgcctaatATCGACAGTCATCCTATTGACTCTTATTAGACCATCTCTATACatgaagaacgggtggttatgtcttcctttttcactaggaaacactctaaccgtccaaggtctttcccttggtttacgactacttcctataatcataaatttacacccacaagccctacttttggaaccagATCGGgcagcattgtctaagttatgcaaaccACCCCTTATATTAccgtagcggtgacatcttaagaaCAAACTCACTCTAAAACgtccttccttttgtttatatgaagcacgtgtaaattgaaaaccaattgttagtgctatctcatcagcccaagcatgtaaattatctacagaatcaaattctctatcggtaacaaatctatcagaataatctacatcatcccctaagttttcaaagtcctgcaaataataactataataacattatcgtaatataataatatattaaagtatatgagtaaataaaatcatttactttaatatttaataaataataataactttaaaaatacttataacaaaaaagaagaaataatttttcaaaaaaataaattttcaaaaaaataattaaacatttaaataaattaatccctccaattcaaatttaattattataataacattatcataatataataatacattaaataaaataatatattacaacatgtatgaaataacaataactttaaaaataatttaattaaacaaaatacattttataattcgaagtttaaaatatatatatatatatatatatatatatatatatatatatatatatatatatatatatatatatatatatatatatatatatatatatatatatatatatatatacatatacatat
This Amaranthus tricolor cultivar Red isolate AtriRed21 chromosome 13, ASM2621246v1, whole genome shotgun sequence DNA region includes the following protein-coding sequences:
- the LOC130797816 gene encoding protein ACTIVITY OF BC1 COMPLEX KINASE 1, chloroplastic, with product MDFISPTCSTNSSSPLSITLFSSLPKSLVFKSKFNAPFTNPSKSFVIRANALQLSQNDSGNSRNSALEQLDIERGVCVPFRKYSPEGVRSKVLESRGSILSLIQRGIEIVWNLGFYWATLSYDCLVGRDEEVVPYRAMQLRNLLCDLGPSFIKAGQVLANRPDIIREDYMNELCILQDDVPPFPNQVAFKIIEEELGQPLEAIFSKISSQTIAAASLGQVYRATLRATGEDVAIKVQRPNIEPIIYRDLFLFRTLASFLNGISIQKLGCNAELIVDEFGEKLLEELDYTLEARNIEEFIENFKDDPTVKIPRVYKQYSGSHVLVMEWIDGIRCTDPQAIRESGIDMDGFLTVGVSAALRQLLEFGLFHGDPHPGNIFAMQDGRIAYVDFGNVAVLSQQNKQILIDAVVHAVNEDYAEMANDFTRLGFLAKGTNVAPIIPALEAIWQNSLGKGLSEFNFRSVTGKFNQLVYNYPIRIPERFSLVIRSLLTQEGICLSLEPDFKFLEVAYPYVAKRLLTDPNPALRERLIQVLFKDGVFQWKRLENLIVLAKENVSRMSNTPALQLRNSQGNGRAGSKLKLDLTDTIKDGTRLVLLDEGIRRQLVLALTEDSKLHIQELLDVYRLLEDQIDAPTVASQVARDLPNMARDILLSWSNSVLSD